Proteins from one Nakamurella multipartita DSM 44233 genomic window:
- a CDS encoding IS110 family RNA-guided transposase, which yields MKSASNTLPDQAPQDLTAGLDWARDDHAVSIVNDRGREIARHTIEHTAAGLIELVAVLTRAGCQEVAIERPDGPVVDALLGAGVTVVVISPNQVKNLRGRYGSAGNKDDRFDAYVLADTLRTDRSRLRPLVPDAPETVALRRIVRARRDLVAHRVALANQLRAHLRLVFPGAVGLFRQIDSLITLAFLTRFPTQDKADWLTPTRLGRWLSSVGYSGRTDPAALHAHLTAAPRGAAGDQTAYTAITASSVALLTAMVTQIKALEAQISAQLDAHADQHIFTSLPRSGRVRAARLLAEIGDCRAKFPTPEALICLAGVAPSTRQSGKIRVVAFRWACDKQLRDAVCDFAGDSIKANPWAADLYRRARARGHDHPHAVRVLARAWLTVIWHCWQDGVRYDPAEHRALQRLLNQDQKRAA from the coding sequence GTGAAGTCTGCCAGCAACACCCTGCCCGACCAAGCACCCCAAGACCTGACCGCAGGCCTGGACTGGGCCCGCGACGACCACGCCGTGTCGATCGTCAACGACCGCGGCCGCGAGATTGCCCGGCACACCATCGAGCACACCGCCGCCGGACTGATCGAACTCGTGGCCGTGCTCACCCGCGCCGGCTGCCAGGAGGTCGCGATCGAACGCCCCGACGGGCCCGTGGTCGACGCCCTTCTCGGCGCCGGTGTGACCGTGGTCGTGATCAGCCCGAACCAGGTCAAGAACCTGCGTGGCCGGTACGGCTCGGCCGGCAACAAGGACGACCGGTTCGACGCCTACGTGCTCGCCGACACCCTGCGCACCGACCGGTCCCGGCTGCGGCCACTGGTGCCCGACGCACCGGAAACCGTCGCGCTGCGCCGAATCGTCCGCGCTCGCCGCGATCTGGTCGCCCACCGCGTGGCCCTGGCCAACCAACTGCGCGCCCACCTTCGCCTGGTCTTCCCCGGTGCGGTCGGCCTGTTCCGGCAGATCGACTCGCTGATCACTCTGGCGTTCCTGACCCGTTTCCCGACCCAGGACAAAGCCGACTGGCTCACCCCGACCAGACTCGGCCGGTGGCTGTCCTCGGTCGGCTACTCCGGACGCACCGACCCGGCCGCGTTGCACGCCCATCTGACCGCCGCACCCCGCGGCGCCGCCGGCGACCAGACGGCGTACACCGCGATCACCGCATCCTCCGTTGCCCTGCTCACCGCGATGGTTACCCAGATCAAGGCTCTGGAAGCCCAGATCAGCGCCCAGCTCGACGCGCACGCCGACCAACACATCTTCACCAGCCTGCCCCGCTCGGGCCGCGTCCGGGCCGCCCGGCTGCTCGCCGAGATCGGCGACTGCCGAGCCAAGTTCCCCACCCCGGAAGCGTTGATCTGCCTGGCCGGTGTCGCCCCGTCCACCCGCCAGTCCGGAAAGATCCGCGTCGTGGCGTTCCGATGGGCCTGCGACAAACAACTCCGCGACGCCGTCTGCGACTTCGCCGGCGACTCGATCAAGGCCAATCCCTGGGCAGCCGATCTCTACCGAAGAGCCAGAGCACGAGGTCACGACCACCCCCACGCCGTCCGGGTCCTGGCCCGTGCCTGGCTGACCGTCATCTGGCACTGCTGGCAGGACGGCGTGCGCTACGACCCGGCAGAACACCGGGCCCTGCAACGCCTCCTCAACCAAGATCAAAAAAGGGCGGCT